One region of Marinitoga sp. 1197 genomic DNA includes:
- the flhA gene encoding flagellar biosynthesis protein FlhA has product MGEALNRFFKQLDIIVPLLIVSVVILMVIPIPPFLLDFLQMANISLAIVLLLVTMYIKNALEISAFPTLLLVTTLFRLSLNVSSTRLILLQGKNFQGKVIRAFGDFVVGGNYVVGIVIFLILVIIQFVVITRGAERIAEVAARFTLDALPGKQMSIDADLSAGIITEEEARKKREDIRREADFYGAMDGASKFVRGDAIAGIIITIINILGGLIIGVLQQGLNIGEAAQLYTLFTVGDGLVAQIPALLISTATGIVVSRAASKENLGKDLLKELSSEKRVLYMTGGVILTLGLVTPLPVMPALLLGGGMVILAYLSTKGYLQKMVPAAGPKEGFEPSSAGEAEETQRSISGPPLTSAEEVSEIIQSDVLEIDIGYGLIPLADPSQGGDLLERITMVRKQIAYELGIVISPIRVRDSVLLSANEYIIKLKGVEVGRFELFPEKLLAINSGMATEEIPGIHTKEPSFNLDAYWIDENQKENAVNLGYTVVDSPSVFATHLSEIIKKYAHEILGSKETEMLIEGLRIKDPSLVEELTPMVFKTFEIRNVLKELLYERISIRNLPVIFEKLMELGSNEIKDIVSLVEGVRSALGRQICESVKSNDGVLHLLILDKNTENTLNNYTIEYGGNYTLALSPQLSQTLIDNISQMLESQMMKGYNPVILCSSPLRFYFARWLVSNIPNVNVISYNEIIQEIPISADGNISI; this is encoded by the coding sequence ATGGGAGAAGCTTTAAATAGATTTTTTAAACAATTGGATATCATAGTTCCTTTATTAATTGTCAGTGTCGTTATATTAATGGTTATTCCAATTCCACCTTTTCTTTTAGATTTTCTTCAAATGGCTAATATATCATTGGCCATTGTTTTGTTACTTGTTACCATGTATATTAAAAATGCACTCGAAATATCTGCTTTTCCAACTTTATTATTAGTTACAACATTATTCAGATTATCTTTAAACGTATCGTCTACAAGGTTAATATTATTACAGGGAAAAAATTTCCAAGGGAAAGTGATAAGAGCATTTGGGGATTTTGTTGTTGGAGGAAATTATGTAGTTGGTATTGTTATATTCTTAATTTTAGTTATTATACAATTTGTTGTTATTACACGTGGTGCAGAAAGAATCGCCGAAGTTGCAGCAAGATTTACACTTGATGCATTACCTGGAAAACAAATGAGTATAGATGCTGATTTAAGCGCTGGTATTATCACTGAAGAAGAAGCAAGAAAAAAACGTGAAGATATTAGACGTGAAGCAGACTTTTATGGTGCAATGGATGGTGCCTCTAAATTTGTTAGAGGTGATGCTATTGCCGGCATTATAATTACAATTATAAATATTTTAGGTGGTTTGATTATAGGTGTTTTACAACAGGGATTAAATATAGGGGAAGCTGCTCAATTATATACACTTTTTACTGTAGGTGATGGATTAGTAGCTCAAATACCTGCTTTATTAATTTCAACTGCAACTGGTATAGTTGTATCAAGAGCCGCTTCAAAAGAAAATCTTGGTAAAGATTTATTAAAAGAACTTTCTTCTGAAAAACGTGTATTATATATGACTGGTGGAGTTATTCTAACTTTAGGACTTGTTACCCCATTACCTGTAATGCCTGCCTTATTATTGGGTGGAGGTATGGTAATTTTAGCTTACTTATCAACAAAAGGTTATTTGCAAAAAATGGTACCTGCAGCAGGTCCAAAAGAAGGATTTGAACCTTCTTCTGCTGGAGAAGCTGAAGAAACTCAAAGGTCTATTTCAGGTCCTCCTTTAACATCTGCCGAAGAAGTTTCAGAAATAATACAGAGTGATGTTTTAGAAATAGACATTGGTTATGGACTGATTCCATTAGCAGATCCATCCCAAGGTGGAGATTTACTTGAAAGAATTACAATGGTTAGAAAGCAAATAGCCTATGAGCTTGGTATAGTAATAAGTCCAATCAGAGTAAGGGATAGCGTACTATTAAGCGCGAATGAATATATAATAAAATTAAAAGGTGTTGAAGTTGGGAGGTTTGAATTATTTCCAGAAAAACTGTTAGCTATTAATTCTGGAATGGCTACTGAAGAAATACCTGGAATACATACAAAAGAGCCTTCTTTTAATCTTGATGCATACTGGATTGATGAAAATCAAAAAGAAAATGCTGTTAATCTCGGATATACAGTTGTTGATTCACCAAGCGTTTTTGCAACGCATTTATCAGAAATAATCAAAAAATATGCTCATGAAATACTTGGTTCCAAAGAAACTGAAATGCTCATAGAAGGATTAAGAATTAAAGATCCTTCATTGGTGGAAGAATTAACACCTATGGTATTTAAAACATTTGAAATTAGAAATGTTTTAAAAGAACTTTTATATGAAAGAATATCAATAAGAAACTTACCTGTTATATTTGAGAAATTAATGGAATTAGGAAGCAATGAAATTAAAGATATCGTTTCGCTTGTTGAAGGAGTTAGAAGTGCCTTGGGGCGACAAATATGTGAAAGTGTAAAATCAAATGATGGTGTATTGCATCTTCTTATACTTGATAAAAATACGGAAAATACATTAAACAATTACACAATTGAGTATGGAGGAAACTATACATTGGCTTTATCTCCACAATTATCTCAAACACTTATTGATAATATAAGTCAAATGTTAGAATCACAAATGATGAAAGGGTATAATCCTGTTATATTATGTAGTTCCCCTTTAAGATTTTATTTTGCAAGATGGTTAGTATCAAACATTCCAAATGTAAATGTTATTTCATATAATGAAATAATTCAGGAAATCCCCATTTCCGCAGACGGTAATATAAGCATTTAG
- the flhB gene encoding flagellar biosynthesis protein FlhB, which translates to MDKFYNDTYFKISKFKINIQLFADPSKTEEPTPRRLQQAREEGNVPVSKELLTAFSFLGVATVFYVLSKYLFIDLKSSFNRYLNLDTSFLDENALMNLLIQQKNLFIIISLFLFSSAIISLILGMIQTKFLFTPKAMKFDLGKLNPIKGFQRIFSMKTLFELLKSLIKLFLVGYISYSVVKGKWENIISLPYSNIESTISFLYALIIEIFFKLGLLMFLLGIFDFWYQKREYKKNLKMTKQEVKQEMKDIEGDPMVKSARIRMLRQIINKNMMKEVPKATVVVTNPTHYAVAIKYEESETNVPIVVAKGHDELALRIKEIARENHVPIHRNPPVARQLYERVEINDEIPEDMYEIIAKIIASVLKPTR; encoded by the coding sequence ATGGATAAATTCTATAATGACACTTATTTTAAAATAAGTAAATTTAAAATAAATATTCAGCTTTTTGCTGATCCAAGCAAAACAGAAGAACCTACACCAAGGCGATTACAACAGGCAAGAGAAGAAGGTAATGTTCCTGTTTCAAAGGAACTGCTTACAGCTTTTTCCTTTTTAGGTGTAGCTACAGTATTTTATGTCCTTTCAAAATATTTATTTATTGATTTAAAAAGTTCTTTTAATAGATATTTAAATCTTGACACAAGTTTTTTAGATGAAAATGCCTTGATGAATTTGTTAATTCAACAAAAAAACTTATTTATAATTATTTCATTATTTTTATTTTCATCTGCCATTATAAGCCTTATTTTGGGAATGATACAGACAAAATTTTTATTTACCCCAAAAGCTATGAAATTTGATCTGGGAAAATTAAATCCAATAAAGGGTTTTCAACGAATTTTTTCTATGAAAACCTTGTTTGAACTCTTAAAATCTTTAATAAAGTTGTTTTTAGTTGGTTATATTTCTTACAGTGTTGTAAAAGGCAAATGGGAAAATATCATTTCTTTACCATATTCTAACATAGAATCAACAATTTCTTTTTTATATGCTCTAATCATAGAAATATTTTTTAAATTAGGATTATTGATGTTTCTATTAGGGATATTTGATTTCTGGTATCAAAAAAGAGAATATAAAAAGAATTTGAAAATGACAAAACAAGAAGTGAAACAGGAAATGAAAGATATAGAAGGAGATCCTATGGTTAAATCCGCAAGAATAAGAATGTTAAGACAGATTATTAATAAAAATATGATGAAAGAAGTACCAAAAGCCACCGTAGTTGTTACAAACCCAACTCATTATGCTGTTGCTATTAAATATGAAGAAAGTGAAACTAACGTTCCAATAGTTGTGGCAAAAGGACATGATGAGCTGGCACTTAGAATAAAAGAAATCGCAAGAGAAAATCATGTCCCTATCCACAGAAATCCTCCAGTTGCGAGACAATTATATGAAAGAGTTGAAATAAATGATGAAATACCAGAAGACATGTATGAGATTATTGCAAAAATAATAGCTTCTGTTTTGAAACCAACGAGGTGA
- the fliR gene encoding flagellar biosynthetic protein FliR has protein sequence MNVVVFLETKFWIWAIIFFRIIGLSVSAPIIGSRAIPFYLRLFSSLFISWITLPLVNLTMPDLPVFYLFTIMLINFFLGILIGLISYIPIAAIQFAGQFFAFQMGFAMAGIFDPISGEESPIIGQLSFLIGVFAFLSFKMHVLLFQVIINSFHTIPLIFSMDVKFFPEIISTFGKIFEIGAQLAIPMSAFMLSVNISLGIVSRMIPQINVFIVGLPINILIGSLILLSIIGVWTEIFSINMSEIIKWINSIMTLILK, from the coding sequence ATGAATGTAGTAGTGTTTTTAGAAACAAAATTCTGGATTTGGGCTATTATTTTTTTTAGAATCATAGGCTTAAGCGTTTCAGCACCGATAATCGGCTCAAGAGCTATTCCATTTTATTTAAGACTTTTTTCATCATTGTTTATATCCTGGATTACTTTACCTCTGGTAAATCTAACTATGCCAGATTTGCCTGTATTTTATTTATTTACAATAATGCTAATTAATTTTTTTCTTGGGATTTTAATAGGTTTAATATCATACATTCCAATTGCTGCTATTCAGTTCGCAGGACAATTTTTTGCATTTCAAATGGGTTTTGCAATGGCTGGGATATTTGATCCAATAAGTGGAGAAGAATCTCCTATTATCGGGCAATTATCTTTTTTAATAGGTGTATTTGCATTTTTATCATTTAAAATGCATGTTTTACTGTTTCAGGTAATTATAAATTCATTTCATACTATTCCATTAATTTTTTCTATGGATGTTAAATTTTTTCCTGAAATTATTTCTACATTTGGAAAAATTTTTGAAATAGGAGCACAACTTGCAATTCCAATGAGTGCATTTATGTTAAGTGTAAATATTAGTTTAGGTATTGTTTCAAGAATGATTCCACAAATAAATGTTTTTATAGTTGGACTTCCTATAAATATATTAATAGGTTCTCTTATTCTATTAAGTATTATAGGAGTGTGGACAGAAATATTCAGTATTAATATGTCGGAGATTATAAAATGGATAAATTCTATAATGACACTTATTTTAAAATAA
- the fliQ gene encoding flagellar biosynthesis protein FliQ codes for MTLEVFIDVFRDGITVFLTIISPILLVSLGVGLIISIFQTITSINEQTLTFAPKIIITFLVVGLLFGWIAQKLMDFTYQILTTFFGMI; via the coding sequence TTGACATTAGAGGTTTTTATAGATGTTTTTAGAGATGGAATTACTGTATTTTTAACAATTATTTCACCAATACTGCTGGTAAGCTTAGGTGTTGGATTAATTATAAGTATTTTTCAAACTATTACTTCAATCAATGAGCAAACACTAACATTTGCTCCAAAAATTATTATTACATTTCTGGTTGTAGGATTATTATTTGGATGGATTGCACAAAAACTAATGGATTTTACCTATCAAATATTAACAACATTTTTTGGAATGATTTAA
- the fliP gene encoding flagellar type III secretion system pore protein FliP (The bacterial flagellar biogenesis protein FliP forms a type III secretion system (T3SS)-type pore required for flagellar assembly.) has product MKKCLNKKYILIILFLFLFFIGSAQEPLPIPEITINIGGNTPGPNTLIPTLEILLLLSILTLAPSFIMMFTSFMRIIIVLSFLRTALGSRQAPPNQVLIGIALILTFLIMSPVFNQIYQNAIIPYSEEKISYTQMFENTWNPIKNFMINEIVSHKNQDNIFMLASSVKKEIKNVNDTPPEILIPAFALSELEISFKMGVLIYIPFIIVDMVVASILLSMGMVMIPPIMISIPFKLLLFILVNGWDLLIGGLIRSFQTSGGL; this is encoded by the coding sequence ATGAAGAAATGTTTAAATAAAAAATATATTTTAATAATTTTATTTTTATTTTTGTTTTTTATAGGTAGTGCACAAGAACCATTACCTATTCCTGAAATTACCATAAACATTGGCGGGAATACACCTGGACCAAATACTTTAATTCCGACCCTTGAAATATTATTATTACTTTCTATCTTAACTTTAGCTCCATCTTTTATAATGATGTTCACATCATTTATGAGGATTATAATTGTATTATCATTTTTGCGAACAGCCCTTGGTAGCCGTCAGGCCCCTCCAAATCAGGTTTTAATAGGTATAGCTTTAATTTTAACTTTTTTAATAATGTCACCTGTTTTTAATCAAATATATCAAAATGCTATAATACCGTATTCTGAAGAAAAAATATCATATACACAAATGTTTGAAAATACATGGAATCCTATTAAAAATTTTATGATAAACGAAATTGTTTCTCATAAAAATCAGGATAATATTTTTATGCTTGCATCAAGTGTAAAAAAAGAAATTAAAAATGTTAATGATACACCACCAGAAATATTAATCCCTGCTTTTGCTTTAAGCGAACTAGAAATTTCTTTTAAAATGGGAGTTTTAATTTATATTCCTTTCATAATTGTTGATATGGTTGTAGCAAGTATCCTTTTATCAATGGGAATGGTTATGATACCTCCAATAATGATTTCTATTCCTTTTAAACTACTTTTATTTATTCTTGTAAACGGATGGGATTTATTAATAGGAGGTTTAATCAGGAGCTTCCAAACATCAGGAGGTTTGTAA
- a CDS encoding flagellar biosynthetic protein FliO yields MIFFLLLFIILLLFIQKKLINKGLLNTPSVRIVKKFYIDRNLTLNIIKVLDNYYLVLTNNNSISYLDKLEYEQLAELLKGKKEFFDTFVGALKREKKTNEEMFK; encoded by the coding sequence TTGATTTTTTTTCTTTTGTTATTCATTATATTATTATTATTTATTCAAAAAAAATTAATAAATAAAGGGTTATTAAATACTCCCTCTGTAAGAATAGTTAAAAAATTCTATATCGATAGAAATTTGACTTTAAATATTATAAAAGTACTAGACAACTATTATCTGGTACTGACAAACAATAACTCTATTTCATATCTTGATAAATTAGAATATGAACAGCTTGCTGAACTATTAAAAGGGAAAAAAGAATTTTTTGATACTTTTGTTGGAGCTTTAAAAAGGGAGAAAAAAACAAATGAAGAAATGTTTAAATAA
- a CDS encoding response regulator: protein MALKVLIVDDAAFMRMLLKDIITKAGMEVVGEAANGQEAIAKYTELKPDVVTMDITMPVMDGIQAIKEIKKQDPAAKVIVCSAMGQQAMVIEAIQAGAKDFIVKPFQANRVIEAIQKVSRG from the coding sequence TTGACGATGCAGCTTTTATGAGAATGTTATTAAAAGATATTATTACAAAAGCGGGGATGGAAGTAGTTGGTGAGGCTGCTAACGGTCAGGAAGCTATAGCTAAATATACTGAATTAAAACCTGATGTTGTTACTATGGATATTACAATGCCTGTAATGGATGGAATTCAGGCAATAAAAGAAATTAAAAAGCAAGACCCTGCCGCAAAAGTAATTGTATGTAGCGCTATGGGGCAGCAAGCAATGGTTATCGAAGCTATACAGGCAGGTGCAAAAGATTTTATTGTTAAACCTTTTCAGGCTAATAGAGTAATTGAAGCTATCCAAAAAGTTTCAAGGGGGTGA